The Cannabis sativa cultivar Pink pepper isolate KNU-18-1 chromosome 8, ASM2916894v1, whole genome shotgun sequence genomic interval CTTTGATATCCCAGTTTCTACACGCTTTACTGTATTCAATGTGCACTTTTCTGATAAATCTTTCATATACCTAGCTGGTCTTCAGGTAAAAACTAAAGAATGTGTAGTACATAATAGTATCTCTTTCCCCTGCCATAGAAACCTAATTTTAACTTTGTCTGCCTCAGCTTCTTTTATCATCATGGAAACGTTCTATATTGCCTGGGGCTTGTGGCATCCTTGCTGGTATCTTGTATCGCCTGAATATCTTTCGCATTCGCAAGGCGAAGGTTGGTTTTTGATTTGAAGATtaaaaagagaaaaacattctcatTGGTTTCTTATTTTCTAGTTTTACTGTAGCTTGTATGGGTTCATATTCTTTTCAAGTAATGCATATTTCTCGCTGCTGAGAGACAATCCATTGATAATATTTTTTGAGGTTCTTGGGGGTGTAAAGTAAGCTTTTACACCCTGCATCTTAAAATGGATACCGTTTACGTTTACAGCTTTGGCCTTTGCTACAGCATGCAAAACTATGTTGAAACCCTTTGATTGTGCAGTCAGTTCCCATAATATTTATACAATGTTTCCACTTGAGGCTTACCAAAGTAATTGGGTGGGTACAAATTGAGAAAGAAGAGAAGAGATCAGTGCCGATCGAGAGTGGAGAGCATTCTGTGTGTGGTACAGTGTGTGGGGTATTGGGTTCAAGTGTCTGTATCctataaaaatgaaatttatGTACTTTTATTTGGTGACCCCTCTTGGAGTAGCTCAAATGATTAGAGACacgctttgtttttttttttttggcacaaTATCTGAGGTTGAAGTTCATCTTGGGCACATACATAGCAATTTTTTACTCCCTAAATATTGTAGGATTAGGTGGGGATTGCAGtttgtaaaagaaaataatCTTAATTTGTATGTTTTTATCTACATGCTTCACATCCATTTGTATTTATCGAGCAATGCTTATCAACAATATTTGCCGGTTTTAATCGTGTGCATGAATGTGTTtcctatttgtatttttattttttactttgtgGAGTGTCTTCCACTTCTGAGTTACTTCAACAAAGGTGTTGGAAATAGTTTatgtttttcttctcttcttttaaTTGATTTTGCTATTCACGTTAATTGTAGCAACTGAAGTGAATTATGATCTTGTTTGTTTCCTTTTTCTCACAGCTCCCAGAGTTTATTACTTCGTTGTTTTCAAGACTTTCTTGGCCATCAGCGGGGAATTTACCTGCTGCTCCGAGTAGAGGAGGAAACGTACCATCATTTGCAGGTCGCCCAGTCGAGGCAAGTGCTTTTTCTTGAATCATTTAAATCTCTGACGTGTTTTAGCATTGTTGTATTTTGAACTTGGAATGGCCATCATATACAATTGGAATCATTACTTCTGATTATCATGAGGCTAGTGTGATTTACAGGGGAACTTTGAGTTAAAAGCATTGAGCTGCATgattagtaaaacttaaatctaGTAACATCTCAATTTTCCATCTGAACATTCAGTCTACTGCTTTTCTTATCTGAGTTGTCAATAAGAGCATCCCCAGTGCATATACCACATTTGGGGTCAAAAAGTAGTCAAATGCTATATTTGGTACATACTTTAGTTAGACCATCTCTAAATATAGTGCCAAATTTGACACAAATTGACAAATGTTATATTTAGCACACCATTTTGAAATCGTGCTTCAATGCACATTTTAAGATGTAATGTGATATGAAAAGCCAACTattcaataaacaaaaaaattaaatatttagaagATCTTTATGGCATAACCTTACAAATACATTTTATTATTGTGCCAAATTATGTACCAATTTTGGCACAATTTTTAGAACTACAttgaagtttttattttattttttgacatGTTAAAATATAGAACTGTTGTGCTTCCACTTACACGTGGCATTAGATTGGGAGATGCTTTAATGTGGTGTGCAATTGAGTTTAAAGAAGCTGACATTTGAAAAACATTTCTTCTTGACATGGTTGTGATATTGTAAATGTACGAAGACTGATTGCGTCAactatttttaactttattatCTCAGAGAAATTATCCTCCTTCAATTCCGTCTGCAGTAGAGCCATCAGAAGACTCCATTGCTACTCTAGTTTCTATGGGTTTTGACAGGAACAATGCTAGGCAGGCTCTTGTTCAGGCTCGAAACGATGTCAATGTGGCCACGAACATCCTTCTTGAAGCACAGTCCCATTGATTCTACACATCTGGCTAAATCAATTATTCAAGGTTAGATTTAGAATTGCAATTATCATTCCAATCGTGGTCAGATAATTTTGCAGAATCTGATGATCAGATTGGTATGCCTGGAACTgaaacaaaaaaggaaaaaagcaCTGTGGGCGGCATCATTTTTAGGGACTTGCTTCTCTCCATTTATTTTCACATGTAGCTTTAGTCAAAAGATGGgaacaatttaaaatattatcagAAGCTTTGTATAATTTGTTCATACCATATTGAAAATGTTGAAATTCTGTGGAAGAGACTCGGGGTCAGATGTATAGCTTCTAATTCAATGATTCGACAGACTTTTCACTCATATTTTGAACTACCTTTTGACTGAACACTGACaagtttttatatattatgtttgcTTCTAAGAAAAGAGGTCTTTTAATGCAGTGTGGATTTTaattttgatcatttttttaaaagcaTACAAAACCCAATTTGCAATTTGGAATCAAAGAATTAGCTCTGAAAACATTACCTCTACAATAAAGCTAAGTGTGAACTTCATTTTCTACTATTTGAACTTAGGTGGCATTTAGTTGGGAGgagtgaaaataaaaaattagaataggaatgggaataagtatgggaatggaataaaatttaaaatacataaaaaaaaaaattaataaaataaattattaatttttttcaaatcttacattggaatggtgtttctttctcaattttaaaagggaaatttgataaaTTATGCTTAAAGATTAGAGGTGGTGTTTAATTATACTAcccttttaaaaattttataactaTTCTCATCTTTTAATAGTGAccccaaaatacccctctccTCTAACCCAAAAAATTTGCCTCTTCTCCCTCTCATCTTCATTCACgcactctctctctcctcttcacgatctctctctctctttcactctctctcactcttcacgcactctctctctctcttcacacACACTCCCTTTTTGTCACTGCCGCCGATCGACCCTCTCCCGGCCGACTGCCACCTCCACCATTTTCACCCTCAACCTCCACCTCACTCAACAAAGCAATGGGTAAGTGTTTTTCTTAGTAAATAGTCTAGTTTTTTGTTGAATTGCATGGATCTGAACATTGTTAGTTGTAATATGTGACTTTTGTGTCCTTGAAATGGAGGTAGAGTTTGTGGCTAACAGTCtgtggttttctgggtttttttgttttttgcgaTTTTATGCGACATCATGCGATGTTTTGTGCGATTTCATGAGAAATCTGAGGTTAGGGATGACATGATTAATTTTGGCGACTTTGTACGATTATTATACGATGTTATGTGCGATAATGATGTTTGGCGATTTGTGTGCGATATGTTGTGCATTGTTATGCGATTTTGTTGACTATGTGATATTGTGCGACTTTATGCGATTTCTTTCCTTTGttgtgcgatttttgtgcgacATCATAACTGGTTTATATCATATTTGTGTAAAGCGATTATTGTACGATATTGTGCGATACTGTGTGCGATATAGTATGGTATTTTTAAATGTaagtttgtttgtttttctttggGATAGATTCATCCGTATTTGTGCATCGTACCGTATGATGGCGTTTGGACTTTGGAGGGTTTGAACCGGGTATTTGATTCCTCAAAAAGTAGGACATCGATATTGGACATTGATCGTACACCGAAAAGTTGCATGAAGTTTTGCATGAGGAGTTGGAGGTGGACCCCTTGGTGTTTGAATTGAAGTTAGAAGTTCTTTACATGTACATGAAAGGCACTAAGTTTCCGCCTGAGGTTTTAATGAAAGACAGTCAGCTAAGAGTGTTCTTAAACATGAAGGCAAAGATCAGTGTCGACAACCTGTTGCCACTATTTGTGACTAAGGTGAAGAATGATGTGAATTTGGAGCGACTCCCCGAAATGTAACCCCTAGAAGTGTTGTTGGGACCTTTGTCCCGTAAACCGATCCGGGCCGTTGGTTTGGACGAACTAGTTGGCACTAATGTAGATGATGAGAGAGTGGGTATCGAATTTCATCATTCGGATGAGTTCGATGCTCCCTTTTACAACAATGATCCCGTGGTCGATTTGGGTGTGGATGATGATGTGGTCGCCGATGTACCTCCCCCGAGGATGGAACTAACTCCAAGCAACCAAGTAGAGCGACAAAGAAGACCCCCGTATGAGAATCGCCAAACACCGAGAACTAGTAGCACTTCGGCCGTGTCCTTCTAATAGTGCTCCCATGTATCCGAATTTGAAGTTTCTACTAAATTCAAACCTCTTGTGTGGACAAGGGAAGACATAGAGGAAAATAATGTGTATACAACATCTCTTAGTGGTACGCCTTCAGGGGAGATATATCTTGGCAAGTTGTACAAAAACAAGGAAGAATTGAAGAATGTAGTTGGTAGGTATgcactgaaaaataattttgagtggATGGTAAGTAAGTCTGGCACTGATGTGTTTTACGTTACTTGTAAGGATGaaaattgtaaatggagattaaGGGGGAAGAAGAAGGCACTTTGTGACATGTTTGAGGTTACTGTGTTTCACaacgaacacacatgtaacttggATTCTAGACATTCTGATCACTGGCAAGCAGCACCGTGGGTCATTGGTCACattattaagaacaagtacacaTCAGATGGATCTAACTACAAGGCAAAAGACATACAGGGGGATATGTTTGATGAATATGGCATCAAGATGAGTTACGAGAAAGCTTGGAGATGTAGAGAGAAGGCGAGTTATGTACAAGAGGGGTACTCCACAGTAATCTTATACGAAATTATATGGTTACTTCTACATGCCGGAACGTAATAATCCAGCACTATTACCGACATTGTCGCCGAGGATAACCGGCTCAAGTACCGTTTCTCGGTCACTCGATGCTTGTAGGAAGGGATTTAAGTATTGTCGTCCAGTGATTAGTATCGACGGAACattcttgaagacgaagtatGGAGGAACACTCGTTAGTCGTTGCGTACGATGCAAACAACCAATTGTTTCCGGTAGCCTTTGCAATTGTTGACAGTGAGAATCATGACTCTTGGAAGTATTTCTTGCGAAAGTTGAAGGAAGCCATTGGTCCGGTTGAAAATCTTATGTTCAtatcggataggcatcaaagcattgaacatGCTGTTGATGTTGTTTTCCTTAAGCATGCCACCGTGCATGCTTCAAGCATATTACTATGAATGTCAATCACAAGTTTAAGACCGATGTatgcaacaagcaaatatgGCTTGTACTACGCATGGAACAAGACGGAATGTGATAGGCATTTCGAGGTGCCGAAACGTATGGACCCCCGCCATTGCTACATACGTCGAGCAAATAGGTTTGAAAAGTGGGCTCGTCCTTATTGTCCGGGCGATCGGTACAACATAATGACAAGCAACGCCGCCGAAAGCTTCAACAAGGTGATGAAGAATCTCGTAAAATATCCAGTAACTATTTTGGTTGACTTCATCAGGTTCACACTTCAAAATTGGTTTGCTTCTCGTCTCGAAAAGGCTAGTAAGTGCGCTACTCCTTTGGCTACTACTTTTGAAAATGATTTAAAGGATCAACACAAAGATGGTATGTTCAGGAGTGTCCTTCGTAATGGTGCCCAATTGTTCAACGTTGGTACGAGTCCTCAAGGTGagagaggtggtgatgtgaactTAGTGGAGAGAACATGCACTTGCGACTTTTCCAAATGCCGAAAATCCCTTGTCCACATGCATGTGCCGCAGCTTAGTCGAATGTGAGCGTGTACACACTTTGCTCTCCATATTACACTAAAGAAACGTGGAAGAAAAACCTACGATGCCACAATTAATATTGTTGGCGAGGAGGATGAGTTGGGTACTACCTAACATATCAAGAACATAAGAATCGGGGTACCAGTGGAGAAAAACCAAGAGGTCGGCCTAGGAAGAGTACGTGTAGAAGACCGACGAAGCGTCGACCGTCTAAAGTGGTCGTGGTAGTGGAACCTCGTCATCGTTCGCTATGTCACGGTTCGTGGCACAACGAGCTACATGCAAAGCTCGAGTTTGAACCATTTCTCCAATTTTTAAATGAATATGTGTTGTATTGCTGGTTGTTGGATATTGTGCTTTTTTCTCCtagattaataattttttggtttgtttACCGATTTTAGGCGACATTATGCGATTACTGTGCGATTTGTAACTGACAGGAGCTAGTTTGcagtttgttttgtattttttggCGATATCCTGCGATTAttgtgcgatttttgtgcgatgtTAATCGACAGATCCTCGTTTTTGAGTTTGCTTTGGTTCTGTATTTTTGGCGACATTGTGCGATTATGCTGCGATTTTTCTGCGATGTGAAGTAATCTAGATTTGTTAGTTTGTGTATTTTGGCGATATTATGCGCGATGAATGTGCGATTTTAATGCGATTCTTAGTGAAATAATTTATCAAGAAGTCATCTTCTCACAGgatttatgaaaaatttaaaaaagaaataaattgatACAAGCAACAATTTAAATAGCTTTAAATTtacttgttatatataaatttggtGAGATTATAATACGCTTAcaaaggggagtttatgtgTACAAGATTAACATTGCAAAAACCTACAAAAAACTACCACGTTAAGTTCTGGTAAAATAGGTCCACACACCACCTATGTCTAAAGGTGAGCATGTTATCATCATGCACATGCTCCAACGAACGATCCAAAGATCAAGTGCTCAATGTGCTCCATGGCATACACTCCACAAttgccactaaaaaaaaaactaaatattagcAACAATTAAGTTAAGTAATTCATAATGGAgtgcaaaattaaataaattactcaaaatatacaaaagaaaaagagattcACCTGCCGTTCGTTTGTGGTACAACCTCCGAAGTAGCTCGTCTATAATGGAGGGTAGGAGTGAGCCGACCGAGATCGCCCAACTCCACCGGATGTACATAATTGTTGTATTGGAAATAACCGCTATCTCGAATTAGATTTGCAAAGAGCTCGCCGTAAGTGCTTCAAATATGACTCCATGGCCGCTCAACCAGTGGCACCGATATCGGAATCATATACAATGATCTCCGCCTTCTCGATATCCACCTCAACTCGCCACCCGCGGGCGCTCTTCGGGAAGGTGCAACACAAAGTATATGTACTCGCTTCTCCCAACATGGCAAGTATACGTGCGGTATCCCCGCACGTAGCTCATGACGCTCTCATCCCATTTGATCTTGCTCCCGTCACCCTCACACATATTCCAAAACATGGAAAAGAACGTGGAGCGTATGTGTCCAAAACTACACCTTTTCGGGTGTAGACTTCGGTACTGTGGTCCGTCTTCTTCTCAATAAGTGCGCCATGGCATCAATTTGTCGTGTTCCAAATGAAAACAAGCTTAGAAAGAAGTCGCATAAAAGTCGCACAACGAATCGCAGAAATCGCACGGCAAATTACCAaaattgtttcaaataatcgcacaacaatcgcacaaaaatcgcacaaGGTAATCGCGAACCAACATAATCGATTTTATAATCGCAAGCACATCGCACATAAATCGCATAAAGTCGCATAAACCAGATTACATATAGAGTAAGTATAAATCGCATATAAATCGCATGTAAGTCGCATATAAGTCGCACAAAcaataaaaaacacaataaatt includes:
- the LOC115700523 gene encoding rhomboid-like protein 20, with the protein product MNGGPSGFNNAPVTRTFVIASALFTIFFGMQGRSNNLGLSYLDIFGKFRIWKLIVSAFAFSSTPELMFGLYLLYYFRVFERQIGSNKYSVFILFSLTVSLLLEVLALSFLKDPAKNLITSGPYGLIFASFVPFFFDIPVSTRFTVFNVHFSDKSFIYLAGLQLLLSSWKRSILPGACGILAGILYRLNIFRIRKAKLPEFITSLFSRLSWPSAGNLPAAPSRGGNVPSFAGRPVERNYPPSIPSAVEPSEDSIATLVSMGFDRNNARQALVQARNDVNVATNILLEAQSH